From Bifidobacterium longum subsp. longum JCM 1217, one genomic window encodes:
- a CDS encoding aldehyde dehydrogenase family protein, translated as MTNQTFEQLKKTYESGRTRPLAWRRAQLNALRRLVTENRDAFVSSAMADLGKPAAETVLMELNLVAGEAQFVRNRLSLWTARHPKAMHWMLQPAAGWTIAEPKGVVLIISPWNYPVLLALEPMADALAAGNAVCLKPSELSPNTSKLLAELVPQYLDSEAVRVVEGGPKETGELLKCPFNHIFYTGGGHVGKIVMRAAAEHLTPVTLELGGKSPCFVDRTADINVAARRIAWGKFTNAGQTCVAPDYVLATPDVAEALAERIAVAITEFYGEDPKASPDFGRIINDRHFERLCKLLPVGTVPPEEPSSPLVQVASAVGAAMDMVGRRFNAVTTGRGGAGEMAGSANNAAKPTAGSNMAAADDGATASAAVEPSEIHKVPGVFDLAGRIVCGGKVDRAARYIAPTVLYGTSPDAPVMKEEIFGPILPILVVEDAESAIRFINKRSRPLAAYVFSRDHEVRLTFERQTSSGALGYSLPLGHLLSSRLPFGGVGASGIGTYHGKAGFLTFSHVKTVVTKPQFPDTLRLVYPPFNEAKAKLFDIIAKFS; from the coding sequence ATGACGAACCAGACTTTCGAACAACTGAAGAAGACTTACGAATCCGGTCGTACCCGGCCGCTGGCATGGCGCCGCGCGCAGCTGAACGCACTACGCCGTCTGGTTACGGAGAACCGTGATGCCTTTGTCTCCTCGGCTATGGCTGACTTGGGCAAGCCCGCGGCTGAAACCGTGCTCATGGAACTGAACCTGGTGGCTGGTGAAGCACAGTTCGTGCGCAATCGTCTGAGCCTTTGGACCGCCCGGCATCCCAAAGCGATGCATTGGATGTTGCAGCCGGCTGCCGGATGGACGATTGCCGAGCCCAAAGGCGTGGTGCTCATCATTTCACCGTGGAATTATCCGGTGCTGCTGGCCTTGGAACCAATGGCTGATGCGCTCGCTGCCGGTAACGCCGTCTGCTTGAAACCGTCCGAGCTTTCACCGAATACGTCCAAGCTCCTTGCTGAGTTGGTGCCGCAATACCTTGACTCCGAGGCCGTGCGCGTGGTCGAAGGCGGGCCCAAGGAAACCGGCGAACTGCTGAAATGCCCGTTCAACCACATCTTCTATACCGGTGGCGGCCACGTCGGCAAAATCGTCATGCGCGCGGCGGCCGAGCATCTGACGCCGGTCACGCTGGAACTCGGCGGCAAGTCGCCATGCTTTGTGGATCGCACTGCGGACATCAATGTGGCTGCACGCCGCATTGCGTGGGGCAAATTCACCAATGCCGGGCAGACTTGCGTGGCACCCGACTATGTGCTCGCCACGCCGGATGTGGCCGAGGCTCTGGCCGAGCGCATCGCCGTAGCCATCACCGAATTCTATGGCGAAGATCCGAAGGCCTCGCCTGATTTTGGTCGTATTATCAACGATCGTCATTTTGAACGACTGTGCAAGCTATTGCCGGTCGGCACCGTGCCGCCTGAGGAGCCGAGCTCGCCGCTGGTGCAGGTGGCATCGGCGGTAGGCGCGGCCATGGATATGGTTGGGCGGCGCTTCAATGCCGTGACTACTGGGCGCGGTGGCGCGGGGGAGATGGCCGGCAGCGCGAACAATGCGGCGAAGCCGACGGCCGGTTCGAATATGGCAGCCGCTGATGATGGTGCGACTGCCTCGGCCGCTGTTGAGCCGAGCGAGATTCACAAGGTGCCCGGCGTGTTCGACCTGGCCGGTCGAATCGTTTGCGGCGGCAAGGTCGATCGTGCCGCCCGGTATATCGCGCCTACCGTGCTGTACGGTACGTCGCCAGATGCGCCAGTAATGAAGGAGGAGATTTTCGGGCCGATTCTGCCGATTCTGGTGGTCGAGGATGCCGAGTCCGCAATCCGATTCATCAACAAGCGGTCCCGGCCGTTGGCTGCATATGTGTTCTCGCGCGATCACGAGGTTCGGCTGACTTTCGAACGTCAGACCAGCTCCGGAGCCTTGGGATATTCGCTGCCGTTGGGCCATCTGCTGTCCAGCCGGTTGCCGTTCGGTGGCGTGGGCGCGTCCGGCATCGGCACCTACCACGGCAAAGCAGGCTTCCTCACCTTCAGCCACGTCAAAACCGTGGTTACCAAGCCGCAGTTCCCCGACACTCTGCGCCTCGTGTACCCGCCCTTCAATGAAGCCAAGGCCAAACTGTTCGACATCATCGCCAAATTCAGCTAG